The following coding sequences are from one Rissa tridactyla isolate bRisTri1 chromosome 14, bRisTri1.patW.cur.20221130, whole genome shotgun sequence window:
- the LOC128917653 gene encoding adenylate cyclase type 10-like has protein sequence LLFADISGFTALTEKFVQRSGVDRGTDELAQTLNEYLCDILEEFLIFGGDILKHINKVLLCDKGCTFLCVLGLPGNKLPCESLHALQSALEIFNSCSTMLKETETMSVAVTRGTMFCGVTGHPLRHEYTVLGQKVNLAARMMVHYPGLVSCDAVTYAASRLPASYFKELPEREMKGLSQPGPVYQYVGVT, from the exons ctgctctttgcggatatctcag gtttcactgcgttgaccgagaaattcgtgcagaggagcggcgtggacagaggcactgatgagctggcgcaaacgctcaatgagtacctgtgcgacattttggagg agttcctgatttttggaggagacatcttgaag cacatcaacaaagtcctcctgtgtgataaa ggctgcacgttcctctgcgtgctgggactccctggaaacaagctgccctgcgagagccttcacgccctgcagagtgctctggagatcttcaactcgtgctccaccatgctcaaggaaacaga gacaatgtctgtggcagttaccagagggacgatgttctgcggagtcactggccacccgctgagacacgaatacacag tccttggccagaaggtgaacttggctgcccggatgatggtgcactaccctgggctggtgtcctgtgatgcagtgacctacgccgcctcccggctgcccgcttcctacttcaaggagctgccggagagagagatgaaaggcctcagccagcctggccctgtctatcaatacgtgggggtcacc